The following proteins come from a genomic window of Panicum hallii strain FIL2 chromosome 8, PHallii_v3.1, whole genome shotgun sequence:
- the LOC112872416 gene encoding uncharacterized protein LOC112872416 codes for MAIPSSKKTCLEALMISAITVFAAAAGQPSPGAPATANLTLHNLCPYPVWPLVTANSGVPSIPTDADGEPVGRLDGNGEGLATLAFPAGAWSGRVVARTGCAADDEDGDDVVGRCATGDAPPVTVAQVSVGGPGGLAAYSVSLVDGFNVPVVVTPHGFAEGRRCPTLGCAADLAAGCPVGARAPSGGCGAGASQAATFKARPAAYKSPAFIALVTVLCVALVLLLHHCVLVACCRSGGGAERRRRRQHHHRRGASEGEDEEEDEVSVSVEVSAATSRTHLVQAAAASPALVCQYRKEEAWKEPTCAVCLAEFDDGEAVRVLPECMHYFHAECIDTWLRGSTSCPMCRAETTPTPSPASMHHHHHHPRRLELSVSLEEILVRT; via the exons ATGGCCATTCCGTCGTCCAAGAAGACCTGCCTAGAAGCTCTGATGATCTCGGCGATCACCGTgttcgccgccgctgccgggcAGCCGTCGCCGGGAGCGCCCGCGACGGCCAACCTGACCCTCCACAACCTGTGCCCGTACCCCGTGTGGCCGCTGGTGACCGCGAACTCGGGCGTCCCGTCCATCCCCACCGACGCCGACGGCGAGCCAGTGGGGCGGCTCGACGGCAACGGCGAGGGCCTGGCGACGCTGGCGTTCCCGGCGGGCGCGTGGTCGGGCCGCGTGGTGGCGCGCACGGGGTGCGCCGCCGATGACGAGGACGGCGACGACGTGGTCGGGCGGTGCGCGAcgggcgacgcgccgcccgtgACGGTGGCGCAGGTGAGCGTGGGCGGGCCGGGCGGGCTGGCGGCGTACAGCGTGAGCCTGGTGGACGGGTTCAACGTGCCCGTGGTGGTGACGCCGCACGGGTTCGCGGAGGGCCGGCGGTGCCCCACGCTGGGCTGCGCcgcggacctcgccgccgggtGTCCCGTGGGCGCCAGGGCGCCCAGCGGAGGgtgcggcgccggcgcgtcgCAGGCGGCGACGTTTAAGGCCCG CCCGGCGGCGTACAAGTCGCCGGCGTTCATCGCGCTGGTGACCGTGCTGTGCGTGgcgctggtgctgctgctgcatcaCTGCGTCCTCGTTGCCTGCTGCCGCAGCGGCGGAGGCGCCGAGCGGAGGCGCCGCCGGCAGCACCACCACCGGCGCGGCGCCAGCGAgggggaggacgaggaggaggacgaggttAGCGTGAGCGTGGAGGTGAGCGCGGCGACGTCGAGGACGCACctggtgcaggcggcggcggcgtcgccggcGCTGGTGTGCCAGTACCGGAAGGAGGAGGCGTGGAAGGAGCCGACGTGCGCGGTGTGCCTGGCGGAAttcgacgacggcgaggccgtgcGGGTGCTGCCCGAGTGCATGCACTACTTCCACGCCGAATGCATCGACACGTGGCTGCGAGGGAGCACGAGCTGCCCGATGTGCCGCGCCGAGACCACGCCCACGCCGAGCCCGGCGTCGatgcaccaccaccaccaccacccccgccgCCTCGAGCTCTCCGTCTCCCTCGAGGAGATCCTCGTACGCACGTAG
- the LOC112872415 gene encoding uncharacterized protein LOC112872415, with translation MSKGQSQRSVASSARHRQEAELAAVEEHERAAAETAATAARASRLAATELAATRPEVEAAAVADAACVVALELKALRGSSISSFASADGSTDVELKLAREAAESGRRSGQPRTPTGAVAAVQTGVDELAPLLTGVCAATALPVAAAQTGVDAPAALLAVTRVAAALPAAAAGSTEIAAFTGGAALPPWTGDMVTTGSKLLSRTLAPAVAVRYGDIDYNEDRRALDALIAAVPPEMQFSLSKKRTAKEAWDAIAAARIGSDRARKSTLQALRKERQVQYGDDTYDEERAVEKLFRCVPEKYKQIACSIESLLDLSMRSIEEAIGHLKVIDSDEPHPPSGPITIGGKLHLTQEQWEAC, from the exons ATGTCCAAAGGACAGTCTCAGCGCTCGGTCGCCTCGAGCGCGCGGCACCGGCAGGAGGCTGAGCTCGCTGCGGTAGAGGAACACGAGCGAGCGGCGGCAGAGACCgctgcgacggcggcgagggcatCAAGGCTGGCGGCGACGGAACTGGCAGCAACAAGGCCGGAAGTGGAagcagcggcggtggcggaTGCAGCGTGTGTGGTGGCATTGGAGCTCAAGGCTCTACGCGGCAGTAGCATCAGCAGCTTTGCCTCTGCCGATGGTAGCACCGACGTGGAACTCAAGCTGGCGAGGGAAGCAGCAGAGAGCGGGCGGCGCAGTGGGCAGCCGCGCACCCCCACGGGCGCGGTGGCGGCAGTCCAGACGGGTGTGGACGAGCTGGCGCCGCTCCTGACAGGGGTGTGTGCAGCGACCGCGCTCCCGGTAGCGGCAGCCCAGACGGGCGTGGACGCACCGGCGGCGCTCCTGGCGGTGACGCGCGTGGCAGCCGCACTCCCGGCAGCGGCAGCCGGGTCGACGGAGATCGCGGCCTTTACAGGTGGCGCGGCTCTCCCTCCCTGGACCGGTGACATGGTCACCACGGGATCCAAGCTGTTGTCAAGGACGTTGGCCCCAGCGGTG GCAGTTCGGTATGGCGACATCGACTACAACGAGGATCGACGGGCGCTGGATGCCCTCATTGCTGCAGTCCCGCCCGAGATGCAGTTCTCGCTTTCCAAGAAGCGGACTGCCAAGGAGGCCTGGGACGCCATCGCTGCAGCACGCATCGGCAGCGACCGCGCTCGCAAGTCCACACTGCAGGCACTTCGCAAGGA AAGACAGGTGCAGTACGGCGATGACACCTACGACGAGGAGAGAGCTGTTGAGAAGCTCTTCCGTTGTGTCCCCGAGAAGTACAAGCAGATCGCTTGCTCGATCGAGTCTCTGCTGGACCTCTCCATGAGGTCGATCGAGGAGGCAATAGGTCACCTCAAGGTCATCGATAGCGATGAGCCACATCCTCCCTCGGGGCCTATCACCATTGGCGGGAAGCTCCATCTCACTCAGGAACAATGGGAGGCCTGCTAG
- the LOC112902039 gene encoding protein ALP1-like has translation MPPVRGAKRRRKAAAEKKAAAAMAAAAAAGAGGPPADWWDGFCMRMSGMLSSIEDAQRFESVFKMPRRAFDYVCSLVKDEMMVRSSSYTFLDGTVLSLEDRVAIALRRLNSGGSLVTVGSSIGVNHSTVSLITWRFIEAMEERASHHLRWPDSGEMEKIKSKFEKIHGLPNCCGVVDTTHITMCLSSAEPNCKVWLDQEKNYSMVLQAVVDADTRFTDIVTGWPGSMKESSILHSSGLFKLCEKGERLNGSKLKVSDGSEIGEYLIGDAGYPLLPWLLTPYQEKDLTESNAEFNRRHFAARTVAPRTLAKFKDTWKFLQGEMWRPDKHKLPRIIHVCCLLHNIIIDLQDTAIDEQRAASWSDHDANYRQQMCQLTDENGVRARDKLSEHLIGR, from the exons ATGCCGCCGGTGCGCGGGGCCAAGCGCCgacggaaggcggcggcggagaagaaggccgccgccgcaatggcagccgccgccgccgcgggcgcgggcggcccgCCCGCAGACTGGTGGGACGGCTTCTGCATGCGGATGTCAG GAATGTTATCTTCTATCGAGGATGCACAAAGATTTGAGTCTGTCTTTAAAATGCCAAGAAGAGCTTTCGACTATGTCTGCAGCTTGGTGAAAGATGAAATGATGGTGAGGTCCAGCAGCTATACCTTTCTTGATGGGACAGTGCTTTCTTTAGAAGATCGAGTGGCCATCGCTCTGCGAAGGTTGAACTCTGGTGGGTCACTGGTGACTGTAGGATCTTCTATTGGCGTGAACCACTCGACCGTCTCGCTGATAACTTGGAGGTTCATTGAGGCCATGGAGGAGCGAGCAAGCCACCACTTGCGCTGGCCAGACTCTGGCGAAATGGAGAAGATCAAATCCAAGTTTGAGAAGATCCATGGTCTGCCAAACTGCTGTGGTGTTGTCGACACAACACACATCACAATGTGCCTTTCATCAGCTGAACCGAATTGTAAGGTCTGGCTTGATCAGGAGAAGAACTACAGCATGGTCTTGCAAGCTGTTGTTGATGCAGATACGAGGTTCACGGACATCGTGACTGGGTGGCCTGGCAGCATGAAAGAGTCGAGCATTTTGCACAGCTCTGGCCTTTTCAAACTGTGCGAGAAAGGTGAGCGGCTGAATGGCAGCAAGCTGAAGGTATCGGATGGATCAGAAATTGGGGAATACTTGATTGGTGACGCAGGGTACCCCCTTCTTCCCTGGCTCCTCACCCCGTACCAAGAAAAGGATCTCACAGAGTCCAATGCCGAGTTCAACAGGAGGCACTTTGCTGCAAGAACAGTCGCTCCGAGGACCTTGGCGAAGTTCAAGGACACATGGAAGTTCCTGCAGGGAGAGATGTGGCGCCCAGACAAGCATAAGCTGCCCCGGATAATCCATGTCTGCTGCTTGCTGCACAACATAATCATAGACCTCCAGGACACAGCCATTGATGAGCAACGGGCAGCATCGTGGAGCGACCACGATGCGAATTACAGGCAGCAGATGTGCCAGTTAACTGACGAGAATGGTGTCAGGGCACGGGACAAACTGTCCGAGCACCTGATCGGCAGGTGA
- the LOC112872418 gene encoding RING-H2 finger protein ATL79-like, whose translation METKKPRMILLAAAAGGRRRLVDLPDPPLAPNGQPQPQGPDTAGGGLSSSSGVVLLFFFLVAIIIAWLLYFCDNKEEQDTSREDDDVESGKKAAAEAPLECTCTYRAAEGWEESTCSVCLADLADGEAVRVLQPCMHYFHPACVEQWLRKSATCPICRAPTLAAACSSQRRPAPPDLASSST comes from the coding sequence ATGGAGACCAAGAAGCCCAGGATGATCCTGCTGGCCGCGGCTGCAGGAGGACGCCGGCGTCTCGTCGACCTCCCGGATCCGCCGTTAGCGCCCAACgggcagccgcagccgcagggGCCGgacacggcgggcggcggcctctCATCGTCGTCGGGCGTCGTGctgctcttcttcttcctcgtcgCGATCATCATTGCCTGGCTGCTCTACTTCTGCGACAACAAGGAGGAGCAGGACACCAGCCGCGAAGACGACGACGTGGAGTCGGggaagaaggcggcggcggaggcgccgcTGGAGTGCACGTGCACGTaccgggcggcggaggggtgggAGGAGAGCACGTGCTCGGTGTGCCTGGCGGatctcgccgacggcgaggccgtCCGGGTGCTGCAGCCGTGCATGCACTACTTCCACCCCGCCTGCGTCGAGCAGTGGCTGCGCAAGAGCGCGACCTGCCCGATCTGCCGCGCGCCGACGCTCGCCGCAGCATGCAGCAGCCAAaggcggccggcgccgccggacCTGGCTAGTAGTAGTACGTAA
- the LOC112903352 gene encoding zinc finger protein ZAT11-like: MATTARSSTADLLLYLSLSTASKVIAKAGGGRHHRDRAADGAFRCRTCGRSFATFQALGGHRTSHNRPRVRADGLDLLLGARPGKGAASDVHRCNTCGMVFTTGQALGGHMRRHRAAVFDAVVAAVPETTTTTSFRDSDDDEGHLPIQLIQFI, from the coding sequence ATGGCCACCACCGCAAGATCGTCGACGGCGGACTTGCTGCTCTACCTGtcgctgtcgacggcgagcaaggTGATCGccaaggccggcggcggcaggcacCACCGGGACCGCGCAGCAGACGGGGCGTTCCGGTGCCGCACCTGCGGCCGGAGCTTCGCCACGTTCCAGGCGCTCGGCGGCCACCGGACCAGCCACAACCGCCCCCGGGTGCGCGCCGACGGCCTCGACCTCCTGCTCGGCGCGCGCCCCGGCAAGGGGGCCGCCAGCGACGTCCACCGCTGCAACACGTGCGGCATGGTGTTCACCACCGGACAGGCGCTCGGCGGACACATGCGCCGGCACAGGGCGGCGGTGTTCGATGCTGTCGTCGCCGCCGTGCcggagacgacgacgacgacgtcgtTCCGCGATAGCGATGATGACGAGGGCCACTTGCCCATTCAATTAATCCAGTTCATATGA